In Ailuropoda melanoleuca isolate Jingjing chromosome X, ASM200744v2, whole genome shotgun sequence, a single genomic region encodes these proteins:
- the HSD17B10 gene encoding 3-hydroxyacyl-CoA dehydrogenase type-2: MAAACRGVKGLVALITGGASGLGLATAERLVGQGAAAVLLDLPNSDGEVQAKKLGKSCAFAPADVTSEKDVQAALTLAKEKFGRVDVAVNCAGIAVAIKTYNLKKNQVHALEDFQRVLNVNLLGTFNVIRLVAGEMGQNEPDQGGQRGVIINTASVAAFEGQVGQAAYSASKGGIVGMTLPIARDLAPVGIRVMTIAPGLFGTPLLTSLPEKVRNFLASQVPFPSRMGDPAEYAHLVQAIIENPFINGEVIRLDGAIRMQP; encoded by the exons ATGGCTGCGGCATGCCGGGGCGTGAAG GGCCTGGTTGCTCTAATAACCGGAGGAGCCTCTGGTCTAGGTCTGGCCACGGCAGAGCGACTGGTGGGGCAAGGGGCCGCTGCTGTGCTTCTGGACCTTCCCAACTCTGATGGGGAGGTCCAAGCCAAGAAGTTAGGGAAAAGCTGCGCCTTTGCCCCAGCTGAT GTGACCTCAGAGAAGGACGTGCAAGCAGCCCTGACTCTAGCCAAAGAAAAGTTTGGCCGTGTGGATGTGGCAGTCAACTGTGCAGGCATTGCAGTGGCCATCAAGACATACAACTTAAAGAAGAATCAGGTCCATGCCTTGGAGGACTTCCAGCGAGTTCTCAAT GTGAATCTCCTAGGCACCTTCAATGTGATCCGCCTGGTGGCTGGTGAGATGGGCCAGAATGAACCAGACCAGGGAGGCCAACGTGGGGTCATCATCAACACTGCCAGCGTGGCTGCCTTTGAGGGCCAG GTTGGACAAGCTGCATACTCTGCTTCCAAGGGGGGTATAGTGGGCATGACCCTGCCCATTGCTCGGGATCTGGCTCCCGTGGGCATCCGAGTGATGACCATCGCTCCAG GCCTATTTGGCACCCCACTGCTGACCAGCCTCCCAGAAAAAGTGCGCAACTtcttagccagccaggtgcccttccccAGCCGAATGGGTGATCCCGCTGAGTATGCTCATCTGGTACAAGCCATCATTGAGAACCCATTCATCAATGGAGAGGTCATCCGGCTAGATGGGGCCATCCGCATGCAGCCAtga